The sequence below is a genomic window from Photobacterium atrarenae.
TCCCGCCGCACGGAATGACAATCAGGCTGCCCGGTCGCAGTTCACAATGCCAATAGCGCGAGTCGGTGAGCGCCGGGCCTTCGCAGTGCATTGTTACAGCCGCACCGCCTTGCCGCCAGGTTTCCAGCAGCGCATTCACCCGTTCGGCTACACCGTCCAGTTGCTGGATCAGATCGGCGCTGTTGAGGCCGCGCTTGCGCAGCGTCTTGCCCAGCCGATAAGTATCGGTACTGCAATCTTCGGTGACCCGGCTTTGGGTCTGGGCATACCCGTGAAAATCATAATGGCCGAGTTCGTCCTTGCGCGAAGCATCTTTGCGCCAAAAATCGTGATGCAACACCTGATTCAGGGCCAGCGACGACAAGTGACCACCGCTGTGGCCCCGACTCAGGGCCTGCTGGTAGGCGCGATCCACCGTCAGGCGCACCGCCTCGCCCGGCTGGCATGTCACAGTCCCAGCAATCTGATGCACCACCAC
It includes:
- a CDS encoding alanyl-tRNA editing protein, which codes for MYPVTATRVLFADHQTQAQASLELCVPASPAGTWLVTDRSPFHPVSHLWPDHPADRGTLEIAGVSYPVIGCYTGVVELATGQLFVDQAIPVKRNEPGWVFVVVHQIAGTVTCQPGEAVRLTVDRAYQQALSRGHSGGHLSSLALNQVLHHDFWRKDASRKDELGHYDFHGYAQTQSRVTEDCSTDTYRLGKTLRKRGLNSADLIQQLDGVAERVNALLETWRQGGAAVTMHCEGPALTDSRYWHCELRPGSLIVIPCGGTHIRSLAEYASLRVSFELNSEQELVMVTRTIAADSALSSGR